Proteins found in one Osmerus mordax isolate fOsmMor3 chromosome 20, fOsmMor3.pri, whole genome shotgun sequence genomic segment:
- the LOC136964486 gene encoding probable global transcription activator SNF2L2: MKRLAARRYAGLLILSPPAAADPDIQPADCSQAERNGALNDMEEDISAKKRKSHHHGNKTAEIGHEAGEKVKRKRGRPPAEKLPPNPPELTRQLHTLVDMVINYKDGLGRQISKGFVQLPSKKEVPEYYELIRKPVDFRRIRERVRNHKYRSVGDLERDIVLLCLNAQTFNLEGSQIFEDSIVLKSVFESARQRIVTNEEGAVEGTAVREDNGGGDADQFVSSAGRKTPMHKKRGLKMENSKNATAKRLHSDEDSEENLEDNTTKDQGGA; this comes from the exons ATGAAGAGACTTGCAGCCCGCCGCTATGCTGGCTTGCTaattctctcccctccagctgcAGCCGATCCTGACATCCAGCCTGCAGATTGCAGTCAG GCTGAGCGGAACGGGGCCTTGAATGACATGGAGGAGGACATCAGTGCAAAGAAACGGAAAAGCCATCACCACGGAAACAAGACGGCGGAGATTGGCCACGAGGCGGGTGAGAAGGTCAAAAGGAAGCGTGGTCGCCCCCCGGCAGAGAAgctgccccccaacccccccgaaCTGACGAGACAACTCCACACACTGGTCGACATGGTCATCAACTACAAGGACGG GTTGGGACGTCAGATCAGTAAAGGCTTCGTTCAGCTGCCGTCTAAGAAAGAGGTCCCCGAGTACTACGAGCTCATCCGCAAGCCTGTGGACTTTAGAAGGATCAGG GAACGAGTGCGTAACCACAAGTACAGGAGTGTGGgtgacctggagagagacattGTCCTGCTGTGTTTGAACGCCCAGACCTTCAACCTTGAGGGTTCTCAG ATATTTGAGGATTCCATTGTTCTCAAGTCCGTTTTCGAAAGCGCAAGACAAAGAATAGTCACTAACGAGGAAGGGGCGGTTGAAGGCACAGCCGTCCGTGAGGATAATGGTGGCGGAGATGCAGATCAATTTGTTTCATcagcag GGAGAAAGACACCAATGCACAAGAAGAGGGGGCTGAAAATGGAGAATAGTAAAAATGCCACAGCCAAGAGGCTCCACAGTGACGAGGACAGCGAGGAAAACCTTGAGGACAATACCACTAAAGACCAAGGTGGAGCCTGA